TTTTTATAAAACTTTAATTGATAAAAATTTGCCTGGATTTGGCTAGGATTTGTTTCACCAGCTTTGAATAAAAGGGTTGAAAGCCATTTTTCAAGCGAGATTTTTTTGTTTTTTAAGGTAATAATTTCTGATGAGTTTTCAAGAAAAGTTGTGTCAGAAAAATCTTTGTTAAAATACGGAGTTAATTTTTGTTTGATTTTTTTGTATCTAAAGTCTAAAAATTTAAGTTTTTTATTAAGATGATCTTCAATAATTTGACAACACTCTTTGATAGGAACATCTAAAGGAATTTGCTTAAAATGAACGTAAAGTTTTTTTTCTAAGGTAGAAATTTCTGACTGAATTTGTAAAATTTGTGAATATTTTTGAATTTCTTGGGACAAATTTTGTAACTTTTCCAGTTCAGGTAAATCAATTTTTTCCAGATTATTTAAAATTTTTAAAAAATCAAACAAATAAAGAATATTATTTAAATGTTGATCTGGATGCATCAAGAAAAAATTAAACTCTTTGATGTTATTGAAAATAGTATGACTTAAATTTGTCAAAGTTAAAATTCAAGTTCTAAATTTGTCTTTTTTGAATTCATCAATAGTTTTTTGACTAAAACCATATCAAGGGTGTTTTTTTAAATTAAAGTTAATAGTTTTTATTTTTTGAAATAAATCACTAAGTCCTCATTCAATTTTTTGAAGGGCAAAATAGTCAATTTTTTTTAGTTTTTCTTCTGGAATTGAAAATTCAAAATTTGGAATATCAACCAAATTTTGATATTCAGCAATTAAGTCATACACACTTTTTTGTAACGGAGGACGAATTTGAGTAAGTTTTTCACCGTAATTATTCAGTTTTTGACGCAATTCAATATAATTATTTTCAATTAAAGCAGACTCTGAAGCATTCAGTAATATTGAATTAGCCCCTTTTTCGAGCGTGGCTAAAAGATTATCAACTACATCTTTTTTGTTAATATTTTCGTTGTGAATTGCTATAACTGAGTCAGATAGTCCAATTTTTTTAAGGTTTGAATAAACAACATTAAGTGCGGCTAACTTTTCTGAAACAAATAAAACTGTTTTATTTCTTGCTAAAAATTCATTAATTATATTAGTGATTGTTTGAGACTTTCCAGTTCCGGGAGGACCATCAAGAATGAAATTTTCACCACGAATTGCGGCCTGAATTGCTTTTTCCTGAGATGAATCGGCTGGCAAAATATGGAAATAATCTGATGGGGAAAGATCATTATTAGAGCTAGAGCCGACGACATTATCTTGATTATTTTCACCGATAGGGGCGACAGAATTATTTGGTTTTGGGGTAGAATTGCCAATTATTTCATTATAAAAAGGATTGTTAATTATTTTTTCTTCATTTTCAACTAAATCAGTGTAAATTTCAATTTTACTATAATCAAAAAGACTCAATTGAATTGAGCGAATTATTTCTCAATTTGAATTAGTGTTATTTTTTTGAAATAATTTTTCAAAATTTAGAAAATTTTCCCTAATTGAGATTGATGTATCAATTTTAAATTTAGATAATTGACTGTCTAAGTTTAAAATTTGCAATTTTTTAAGAAGAGTTAAATTTATGCTTAATGATGAATTATCAAGAAATTCAAGTCAATATTTCTCTTTTCCTTGCTCTAACATTCGACTAAGTTGGGCAGGAAATAAAAAAATAGGACTATAATAAGGGGTTTTTTCATCATCTTTTTCAAATCATTTCAAAAATCCAATACCAAGATAAAGAATATTTATCGCTTTTTCTTCTTTAAAATTTTTGAATTTTGAGTATAAATTTTTGATAATTAAATTCTCTTGCTCAACGGGGAAGTCTGATATTATCAAATTTGAGATGTTTTTAGTACTTATTAATTGTTCTTGAATTTCTTCTAGTGTTAGTGGCGTAAAATTTTTAGGCTTTGATTTTGAAGTTGACTGCTTTTTAGCATTTTTTTCGGGATAACGAAAAAATATTTTTGCTTTAACCTCTACAACATTATCAAGAAAATCATTAAAATTAGGCAATAAAATTCCGAGTTTTATTGGCCTTGTTTTCGTTGGGATGTTTAAATTAAAATTGATTAATCGATTTCTTTTAGAAACATCAAGCAATTTATTTTGTCATTTTTTTAGATCTTCACGAACATTATCAACTTCCATATTTCCCTTATTAAATCAAGTTTTATTATAATATTATAAAATATTTTTTGTAATTTTATTTAAATTAGCTCGAAAATAAAGAATTGTTTCTTGCCTTTTTTAATTAAAAAGAGGTTGTTTTGATCAGCTAGACTAGTATTAATTTCAGAAGAAAATTCAATTTTTATACCGTTAATTTCGAGAGCTTTATGTGAAATAAATTCATTCAATTCACGTTTTGAGCTAAAAATACCAGATTCAATTAGACTATTTTGGTCAAAAAATTTTGCACTAAAATAGGGCAAAATTTTTTTTAGTTCTAATTTATCATCGAAAGTTATTTCAAAATAATTTATTTTATTAAATAAAATTTGGGTTATTTTTTCTGCAATTTCAAGTCCTTTTTGGCCGTGAATATTAAAAACAACCTCTTTTGCCAATTCTTTTTGTAAAATTCGGTCTTTTTTATTTTGATTGTGCAAAGAAATTAATTGCCTAATTGAATCTAGATCTAAAAACGACAGCCAGAGCATAATTTTTTCGGCCTGAGAATCGCTTTGATTCAACAAAAATTGATATAAATTAAAAGGTGAATACATATTTTTATCAAGCCAAATCGGTTTTCCAAGACTTTTGCCAAATTTTTCATTATTTTCATCAGTAAGTAAATTTGTTGTAAAAACAAAAGTCTTGTCCTTATTTTTTAGGTTTGATTTTTTAATAAAATCAAGGCCAGTCACCATGTTGCCTCATTGATCAGACCCCCCTGATTGGGCAATTATGTTGTGATTTTGGGCTAAAAATGTAAAATCTCACCCTTGAATTAGTTGATAAGAAAATTCTGTATATGAAAGTCCAGATTCAATACGCGAAGAAACAGAATCTTTTGTCAACAAATAAGCAATATTAATATTTTTACCAATATCACGCAAAAAGGTTAAAATATTCATATCTTTGTAAATTTCAAAATTATCAAAAACAGGTAAATTAAACGATTTTAGTTGGTTTTTGATTTTTTCAGTGTTATTTTTAACACTTTCAAAGTCAAGTAACTTTCGCTCATTAGGTTTAAATGACGGATCGCCAATCATTCCAGTCGCCCCGCCGACAACGGCAAGAACTTTAATCCCAAAATTTTGAAGGCGTTGTAAAAGATTTATTGAAATGTAATTACCTAAATGAAGCGAGGGCGCTGTTGGATCAAAGCCGATATAAATTCCATTTTCAGAAGAAAGATTTGAAAATCTATCGGAATTAGTGATATCTTTTAAAATTCCTCTTTCCTTTAGCTCATCAAGAAAATCAATTTTATTTTTGTTAGACATAGAAAAATTCTCCAAAATTAGTGCTATTTTTTCAATAAAAGGGCGATTTCTTGATCATAAATTGGCTTATTATCAACATAAGGTGTTTCTAAAATTATTGGAATATTATCAAAAAGTGGGTCATGAACAATTTTTTGAAGAGTTTCAAGACCAATAAAACCTTTGTCAATATTAGCATGACGATCTTTTTTTGAACCAAGCGGATTTGCTGAATCATTTAGATGAATAACTTTTATGTGATTTATTATTTTAGTTTTTATTAATTCTTGTTGAAATTCAGCATAATTTTTGAGATCATAACCAGCATCTCAGACATGACAAGTATCAAGACAAACCCCAATTCTTTCTGAATTTAAGTCTTGAATTATATCGACTATTTCCTCAAAACTTGAGCACATTTCAGTACCTTTTCCGGCCATAGTCTCAAGTAAAATTTCGACATTTTTTGTTTTTTCAAGTATAACTTTAAGTGACTTTACAAGCTGATTTTTTGCTTCTAATCTTGTATAGGTTGTGAAAAAACCTGGGTGCAAAACTAAGAATTTTGCGCCAATAAAGTTCATTTTTTCAATCTCTTTTACCAAAAAATCAATAGAAAAATTAGCTTTTAATGGATTAGCCAAATTTAAAATATAAGGAGCATGAACAACTATATCAACAGGCGGAATTTGCTTGGAAAATTCAGCGACATACTCGTCAAATTTATAATTTTCAGGCTGAGTTCTCATTGTTGACTGGGGTGGACCTAAAAAAATCATTGCTGTATTTGCTTTATTTTTTAGAGAAATATCGATTGCACCAAAAAGGTAATCTGGTTTTTTAAAAGGTACATGTGATCCAATTTTTATCATTTAATTTTAACCTCGCTTAAAATTTCAGGTAATTTAAAACTGTGAATTTCGATGTTTTTAAATTTTTCTTGTAATATTTGGGCAATTTTATCAGTAAAAACTTGCTCAATAAGGTGGGGAATTTCTAAAACTTTGATTTTATGATGCTTGATCGTAAGTTGATCTGATCATTTGAGATCGGAAGTTATAACAAGATTGGCTTTTTGTTTTTTTGCTAAAAGACATGCTAAAATTCCACCTGAACCTGGAAGAATTGCCACTTTTTTTGGCAGAAAATCTTGTGAAAAATTAGCTCGAAAAGTCACTAAATTGCTTTTTAGTGAAATTCTTTTTAAAATTTCTGAAGCCCTTAAATTATTATCAATTAAAATGTTAAAATCATCAATTTTTATAGCGGTACTTGCATCTAGACCTCACTGGTTGGCAATTGAAAATGCGGTTTGGTTGTTTGTTGAGTCAAAATTCGTGTGGAGCGCAAGCACGCTAATTGAGTGTTTTTTTAGAAGGCTGGAAATTTTTTTCTTGTAGGGCGAATTTTGAAATTCTTCCTTTTTTGTAGGATAAAAAAAGAAAGGATGATGTGAAATTATTAAATTATAATTATTTTTAATAGCAAAATCTAAAACACTTTTTGTAAGATCAATGCAAATAAGAACTTTGAAAATTTCAGAATCAAAAAAGAGATTTCAACCGCAATTATCTCAGGCTTGACAGTTTTCTAAGGGAAATTTTTCAAGCAAAAAATCGCCAATTACTTTTGTTTTCATACTTTTTTTAGTTAAAATCACGTAGTGACCATCTTTTTTGAGGGGTTCTTAATTTTTTAAGAATTTTACCCTCTATTTGACGTACTCGCTCCTTTGTAACACGACGCATGGCCGCTAATTCTTCAAAACTATGAGCTTGATATGGAACGCCATTTTCATCAACGCCAACTCCGTAACGGCGTTTGATAAAATCTTTTTCATCATAGTCAAGCGTTGCCTCGATTATTTCAAGTAAAACTTTAGCTTTTTCCTCGCGCTCGGCATATTCAGCTGGCGAAATTATATTTTCATCCTTAATAAAATCAGAAAAAGAGCTATCTTCTTCTTTACCAATTGCTTTATCTAGCGAAATCGGGTCGACATTTATTTTTTTAATATAACGGACTTTTTCAGCTGTAAATTCAGGTCCAAGACGCTGAGCAATTTCTTCGGCTGTTGGATTTAGCCCTTTTTCTTGCTGTAATTCTCGTTCAGCTTTATTAATTTTATTAATAGTTTCGACCATATGAACTGGAATTCTAATTAGTCTTGCCTGATCAGCCACAGCTCTTGTGATTGCCTGACGAATTCATCAAGTTGCATAAGTTGAAAATTTAAATCCTTTAGTGTGGTCGTATTTTGAAACGGCTTTGATAATTCCTAAATTACCTTCAGAAATTAGGTCGATAAAATTTAGACCACGGTTTTTATAGCGTTTTGCGCTGTTTACAACCAGTCGTAAATTACGTTTTATTAGTGTATCACGAGCTTTTTTACCAATTCGACCTTTAATTTGCATTTTACGGGCAAGTTCTTGTTCTTCTTCTTGGCTTAATAATTTTCCGTATTTCCCAATTCAACGCATGTACCATTTGATCATGTCATTTGTGTCGGTGAGTTTATTTCGGTAAACGTCATCACTGTAAACTTTAGGTTTACGAAATTGACTTGAATTTTCATCATTGATATAATCAAGATCGTCAATATCTTGAATTCTTAGTGATTCATCAACTGAGTGGCCAAATTCAATTTCGCCACTGTCATCTTGAGACAAGTCATCAAAATCTTCTTGGTCATCAAGTCTGTCTAGGCTCAAATCTTTATCATCATCTAGATTGTCAACATTTTTCTTTGTTTTATTTTTAGAATTTTTTTGACTAATTTGATCAGCAAAATCTGAACTTGAGACATCTTCGAGATCTTCTTTGTCTAATTCACCACTGATTATTTTTTTCTGCATTAAAATTTGAAAAAACTCGTCTAATTCGTCCTCTGAAACTGAAAGACTTAATTTTTCGATATATTTATAAACTTCTTCATGACTTAAAAATACATTTTCAGCAGTTTTTTTAGAACTTTTTTTGCCAGTTTGTTTTTGTTTTTCTTCTAATTGTTTTTGTAATTTTTCAATAACAAACTGATAACGTGACTCGGGACTATTAGCTGATTCTGAAAAACTATCAGAATTTTCTAGCTTGTGGTTATCTTCAAAAAGTTCTTTGTTTTTGGAGGTTTTTTGCTCTTTTGCTGTTGTTTTTGTTTGTTTTGTCTTTTTTTTGGGTTTTTCTAATTTTTCTTGTTCTAATTCTAAATCCTCATTTTTTGCGGTTTTAGATTTTGTGGTTGAAGCCACTTTAGCTTTTGCTTTTAGAGTTTTATTAGTTGAGTTAATGTTTTTTGATAATTGATTTAAAGTTTTAGTTCGAAATGCCTCGATACTTTTTAGAAAATCAGATTGATGCTTGGTTGTTTTAATAACATTAAAAAAATTCTCAATTTGTTCATATGAGTTTTTTCTTTTTTCATTAACAATAATTTTTTTTGAATTTTTAGTGTCCAAACTGTCAGAATCAACATTCAAATTTAAATTAGAATTTACTTGGACTTGCTGCTTTGTTTTTTTACGTGAAGTTTTTAACTTTTTTTCAGCGGTTTTAGTTGCTGACTTTGTAGATTTTCCAGAAAAACTATAAGTTTTTTGGGAATTTTTAGGTTCTTGTATTGCCAATTTATTTCCAATTTTCATTATTCCCGCCCCCTTAAATTTCCTCGTTATACAAATCAATTACAAAATTATTTTTATTATTTTTTGAAAACTGACGTAAATTTTCGTTATTTATTCATCTTCTTGATTCATTAATATTTTTAACATAGTTTTCAACGTCGTCTAATGTTCTTTCATGTACATTATAATTTTTAAAGTCATATTCTGGTATTTTTAAGTGTTCATTTAATGAAGTGGTTACTTCATCAATCTTTTGTATAGTTTGCTTGTAAATTTCGGGATTTTTTCTATCGCTAGAATATAATTTTTCAACAAACTTATTATTAAGTGAATTTAAAAATTTAAAATTTAAACTTTTAAAATAAGAAAATTTTTGCTGATCACCTTCAAGAAAATCCTTCAAAACAATTAAAAATAATTTTGCCTCAATATATTCAAATTGATATGGCCGGTTTTCATAGCTATTCCTTTTATTTAGTTGTTTATTTTCAAAAAAATCCCCATATTTTTCAAGTTCCCGATGAGGTTTGGGTGGTGACTGAATTGGTTTTATTCAGCGAAAAGCGCTTTTTTCAATACCTAAGTCCTCTTTAATTTTTTTCAAAAAAACACCTAGTAATGGGCTATTTTGAGCATGCAAACTTTGCAAAAACGGCGTAAATTTGTTAACAAATTCGGTAATTTCATCGCTAGAATTTTCTTTGATTTGATTTTTGTAAAAACTGTAGGCAAAATCAAAGCAATTTTTGCGGTCTGAAAGTTTTTCTAAAAAACTCTCAGCCCCAAAATTATTTAAATATTCATCAGGATCTTTTCCGTCAAAACCTGATATAATGTAAGTTTTAATTTTGTTTTGCGAAAGTGTGAGTGCCGATTTTAAGGTAGCCTCAAGACCAGCCCGATCACCGTCAAGGGCAATGACAACTGTAAAATTATTCAATAATTCACAGTGTTTTTTAGTCAAAGAAGTGCCCATAAGGGCAATTACATTTTTAATATTGACCTTGTAAAATGCAATAACGTCAAAAAAACCTTCTGTAATAAAAATTTCTTTGGGATTGTCAGCGATTGCATTTTTATAATTATAGAAAATTTCAGATTTAGAAAATAACTTACTTGATGGCGAGTTTAAATATTTTGGTTCACATTTAGCGTTAGGCAAACAACGACCTGAAAATCCAACAACTTTTCCTTCTAAATTTTCAATAGGGAAAACAATTCGATTTTGAAAAAAATCAAAACCTTGTTGATTTAAAAGTGAGTAATCCTTTAAAGTTTCCTCATTAAATAATTTTGAATCAACAAGTCGAGGTTTTAAAAATGAACTTGGCGCAAAGCCGATTTTAAATTTTTCAATAATTTCGCGACTTAGCCCTCGCGAATTTATAAAGTTGTAAATTTCCAATTCTTGTCGGTTTTTAGGGCTTTTTTTGGCTCTTGATGTAATTGTAAGTAGCTCTAAAAGATAAAGTGAGACCGAATTTTCAAAAGCACGCAATGCTTGAAGTTCAATTTGAGAATAAACTTTTTCAGGGGCCAAATTATTTGCTAATTTAAGATTTAAATTGTATTCCTTGTTAAGATATTCGACAGCTTGAAAAAAGTTTAAATTTTTTCAAAGCATTACAAAGCTAACAATATTTCCGCCTTTTTGACAAGAAAAACACTTAAAAATTTGCTTAGAAATTGAAACTGACAGTGATGGATTTGTGTCCTCATGAAATGGACAAAGTCCAACAAATGTGTTTCTTCCATTGGGCGAAAGCTGGATTGCTTGTGAAATTAACCCGTAAATATCGGTGTTTTTTAAAATATGAGCTAAAATTTGCTGCTTATTCATTTGAAGAATTTTCCTCTATAAATTGGATAATTTCGGTGATTTTTATTCTTTTTTGTTCACAAGTATCGCGAAATCTGATTGTTACACTTTGATTTTGAATTCCGTCTTCATCGACTGTAATGCAAAAAAAAGTTCCAATTGAATCTTGATAATAATATCTTTTGCCAATAGTTCCTGTATTTACAAAAGTTGCAGCAATTCCATGACTAACAAGCATTTTTCATATTTCTTCTGCTTGAGGTGAAAATTTTTTTAAAAGCGGTAAAACCGCAACTTTATATGGACTTAAAATAAAAGGAAATTTAAGAAAATAACGGTCTTTTTCGATGTCATGAACAAAATTTTGCTCTAAAATCGCTAACATAAGTCTGTCTAAGCCAATTGATGGTTCAATTATGTATGGTAAAATTTTTTGACCGGTTGCAGAATCGACAAATTCAAGATTTTCACCACTTTTAGCCATATGATTTTTAAGATCAAAATTTCCACGGTTAGAAATTCCAATTAGTTCACCTCAGCCAAAATTAAAAAAATACTCAAAATCAGTGGTTGCTTTTGCATAATGAGCCAATTTTTCGGGTTGATGATTGCTAATTCGGATTGAATCTGACGAAAAACCTAATTTTGATAGAAAAAGTTGAACTTTTTCTATTTCAGAGTGAAAA
This sequence is a window from Mesomycoplasma ovipneumoniae. Protein-coding genes within it:
- the tyrS gene encoding tyrosine--tRNA ligase; protein product: MSNKNKIDFLDELKERGILKDITNSDRFSNLSSENGIYIGFDPTAPSLHLGNYISINLLQRLQNFGIKVLAVVGGATGMIGDPSFKPNERKLLDFESVKNNTEKIKNQLKSFNLPVFDNFEIYKDMNILTFLRDIGKNINIAYLLTKDSVSSRIESGLSYTEFSYQLIQGWDFTFLAQNHNIIAQSGGSDQWGNMVTGLDFIKKSNLKNKDKTFVFTTNLLTDENNEKFGKSLGKPIWLDKNMYSPFNLYQFLLNQSDSQAEKIMLWLSFLDLDSIRQLISLHNQNKKDRILQKELAKEVVFNIHGQKGLEIAEKITQILFNKINYFEITFDDKLELKKILPYFSAKFFDQNSLIESGIFSSKRELNEFISHKALEINGIKIEFSSEINTSLADQNNLFLIKKGKKQFFIFELI
- a CDS encoding deoxyribonuclease IV; amino-acid sequence: MIKIGSHVPFKKPDYLFGAIDISLKNKANTAMIFLGPPQSTMRTQPENYKFDEYVAEFSKQIPPVDIVVHAPYILNLANPLKANFSIDFLVKEIEKMNFIGAKFLVLHPGFFTTYTRLEAKNQLVKSLKVILEKTKNVEILLETMAGKGTEMCSSFEEIVDIIQDLNSERIGVCLDTCHVWDAGYDLKNYAEFQQELIKTKIINHIKVIHLNDSANPLGSKKDRHANIDKGFIGLETLQKIVHDPLFDNIPIILETPYVDNKPIYDQEIALLLKK
- a CDS encoding Nif3-like dinuclear metal center hexameric protein produces the protein MKTKVIGDFLLEKFPLENCQAWDNCGWNLFFDSEIFKVLICIDLTKSVLDFAIKNNYNLIISHHPFFFYPTKKEEFQNSPYKKKISSLLKKHSISVLALHTNFDSTNNQTAFSIANQWGLDASTAIKIDDFNILIDNNLRASEILKRISLKSNLVTFRANFSQDFLPKKVAILPGSGGILACLLAKKQKANLVITSDLKWSDQLTIKHHKIKVLEIPHLIEQVFTDKIAQILQEKFKNIEIHSFKLPEILSEVKIKW
- a CDS encoding RNA polymerase sigma factor; this translates as MQKQLEEKQKQTGKKSSKKTAENVFLSHEEVYKYIEKLSLSVSEDELDEFFQILMQKKIISGELDKEDLEDVSSSDFADQISQKNSKNKTKKNVDNLDDDKDLSLDRLDDQEDFDDLSQDDSGEIEFGHSVDESLRIQDIDDLDYINDENSSQFRKPKVYSDDVYRNKLTDTNDMIKWYMRWIGKYGKLLSQEEEQELARKMQIKGRIGKKARDTLIKRNLRLVVNSAKRYKNRGLNFIDLISEGNLGIIKAVSKYDHTKGFKFSTYATWWIRQAITRAVADQARLIRIPVHMVETINKINKAERELQQEKGLNPTAEEIAQRLGPEFTAEKVRYIKKINVDPISLDKAIGKEEDSSFSDFIKDENIISPAEYAEREEKAKVLLEIIEATLDYDEKDFIKRRYGVGVDENGVPYQAHSFEELAAMRRVTKERVRQIEGKILKKLRTPQKRWSLRDFN
- the dnaG gene encoding DNA primase, with amino-acid sequence MNKQQILAHILKNTDIYGLISQAIQLSPNGRNTFVGLCPFHEDTNPSLSVSISKQIFKCFSCQKGGNIVSFVMLWKNLNFFQAVEYLNKEYNLNLKLANNLAPEKVYSQIELQALRAFENSVSLYLLELLTITSRAKKSPKNRQELEIYNFINSRGLSREIIEKFKIGFAPSSFLKPRLVDSKLFNEETLKDYSLLNQQGFDFFQNRIVFPIENLEGKVVGFSGRCLPNAKCEPKYLNSPSSKLFSKSEIFYNYKNAIADNPKEIFITEGFFDVIAFYKVNIKNVIALMGTSLTKKHCELLNNFTVVIALDGDRAGLEATLKSALTLSQNKIKTYIISGFDGKDPDEYLNNFGAESFLEKLSDRKNCFDFAYSFYKNQIKENSSDEITEFVNKFTPFLQSLHAQNSPLLGVFLKKIKEDLGIEKSAFRWIKPIQSPPKPHRELEKYGDFFENKQLNKRNSYENRPYQFEYIEAKLFLIVLKDFLEGDQQKFSYFKSLNFKFLNSLNNKFVEKLYSSDRKNPEIYKQTIQKIDEVTTSLNEHLKIPEYDFKNYNVHERTLDDVENYVKNINESRRWINNENLRQFSKNNKNNFVIDLYNEEI